The following are encoded in a window of Sebastes umbrosus isolate fSebUmb1 chromosome 7, fSebUmb1.pri, whole genome shotgun sequence genomic DNA:
- the bloc1s3 gene encoding biogenesis of lysosome-related organelles complex 1 subunit 3: MSSAYQIVVQGEASETDSDDEVYITSMPAAQTATAGAKVPGEASETDSEGEEEQTGRVSSLSQESAQILRRDLPPLIVVRDHPDIQSIVEDRPSPTHRPQGDTLLQQKLQESNSRLYSDVGQTLRQVYGSASREVHSATTQLNASQSAIINASHSIRLILDDLKAVSEKIDIITSCQILPDININHPNNCTTPVP, from the exons ATGTCCAGTGCATACCAGATAGTGGTGCAGGGCGAAGCCTCTGAGACAGACTCTGATGATGAAGTCTACATCACCTCCATGCCTGCTGCTCAGACTGCCACAGCAGGAGCCAAG GTTCCTGGAGAGGCGTCTGAAACAGACAGTGagggtgaggaggagcagaCGGGCCGAGTCTCCTCACTGAGCCAGGAGAGCGCTCAGATACTCAGGAGAGACCTGCCTCCTCTTATCGTAGTTAGAGACCATCCTGATATACAGTCCATAGTGGAAGACAGGCCAAGTCCCACACACAGGCCGCAAG GTGACACCCTTTTACAACAGAAGCTGCAGGAATCTAACAGCCGGCTGTATTCTGACGTGGGACAGACACTGCGGCAGGTTTATGGCAGCGCCAGTAGAGAG GTGCACAGTGCAACGACTCAGCTGAATGCTTCGCAGAGCGCCATCATCAATGCCTCCCACAGCATCAGATTAATCCTGGATGACCTGAAGGCTGTGTCCGAGAAGATTGACATCATCACCAGCTGTCAGATACTGCCCGATATTAACATCAATCATCCAAATAATTGTACTACTcctgtaccttaa